Part of the Pseudarthrobacter sp. NBSH8 genome is shown below.
TCAATGACACCGATGACTTCCTGAGCCCTGACGGTTCCCAGGACCTTGCCGTCGCCATCCACCGCAACACCTTGGCCGGATGGGGATGATAGGGCCGAGTCCAGTGCACGCCGTAGTGTCTCGCCGGGCCGGAAGAGTGACCCGCCCGGAATGAGCTCGGAATCCGTCCCCGGCCTCGCCCAGCCCAGGGGGCGCAGGTCCGGATCCACCACGAGCTGCCAGTCGGTCACCGCGGCGGGATCGCCGGCAAACTGGCCGGCACTCATCACAAGCGTGGGCACCGGGTGGATGGTGACGGCGTCGGACGTGGTGAACCCCAAGTGGCGGAAGCCACGGTCCCGGCCCACGAAGGAAGCCACAAAATCATTCGCCGGTGCCCGGAGGATTTCCTCAGGGGTGGCGTACTGGGCCAGCCGGCCGCCGACAGCGAATACGGCCACCTTGTCGCCAAGAATGGTTGCCTCGTCGATGTCGTGCGTGACGAAAACGATGGTTTTTGCGAGGTCTTTCTGCAGCCTCAGGAGTTCCTGCTGTAATTCGTCGCGCACCACGGGGTCAACGGCGCTGAAAGGTTCGTCCATCAGCAGGACGGGTGGATCGGCTGCGAGCGCCCGGGCTACGCCGACTCGCTGCTGCTGGCCGCCGGAGAGCTGGGACGGGTACCGCTTCCCGAGCGCGGAAGCCAGCCCGACGACGTCGAGCAGTTCCGTTGCGCGCTTGCGGGCTTCAGCCTTGGAAACGCCGTTAAGCCGGGGCACTGTGGCGATGTTGTCCAGCACGGAACGGTGCGGCATCAGCCCGGAAGACTGCATCACGTAGCCCATGGACCGTCTCAGCTCCGCGGCAGGCACCGAGGTCACGTCCCGCCCGTCCACGGTGATCACACCGGACGTCGGTTCCACCATACGGTTGATCATCCGCAGCGAGGTGGTCTTGCCGCAGCCGGATGGCCCCACAAAAGCGGTGATGGTGCCCCTGTCGATGGACATGGTGAGCTGGTCCACAGCAGGCTGCCCGCCCTGATACTGCTTGGTGACGCTCTGGAACTCAATCATGGCTTGGTCCATTCCCGGACTTACCTGTTCTGTTGGACGGCATCGGACAGTGTTGGGTCATAAGCTCACTGACATTCACGGTAACGCAATCCGTGATCAGCGTAACTGGATCTTCGGGCAATCCGGGCAAGAAAATCCCTACTGTAATCATTCGTTGCACAACCCCGCGTGGATGGGTCCCTCCGATCACCCCGTGCCGGGATGCGCTTACGCCCGGCTGTGCCCGCGCCTAGAGTTGGACCGTGACCAACTTGGAAGTAGCTCCCCAACAGGAACTTTGTCCGCCCGCCGGCCCTGAAGGGACGTCCGGCCCCTGCCTCCAGATCTGGCCCGAACGGGAGGTCCCGCTGGGCGGCGTGCGGGCCATGACCGTACGCCGCACGCTGCCGCAGCGGGGCTTGCCCACCATCGGCGCCTGGTGTTTCCTGGACAGTTTCGGCCCGGACCGCACCGCGATGTCCGTCCTCCCCCACCCGCACATCGGGCTGCAGACGGTCACCTGGCCACTTGCCGGGAACATCCGGCACAGGGACAGCGTGGGCAGCGATGTTGTGGTCCGCCCAGGTGAGCTGAACATCATGACGGCCGGGCACGGGGTGTCCCACTCGGAGTTCGCCGTCCGGCTGGATCCCGACGCCGCCGCGCAGTTGCCCGTGCAGCGCGGCCTGCAGCTCTGGGTAGCGTTGCCGGACGCGGAACGCCACCGCGAACCCGCGTTCGAGCAGCACCGGGAACTGCCCTCCGTGACGGGGCCGGGTTTCACCGCGACTGTGATGGTGGGCGAATTCGCCGGGGCGGTGTCACCGGCCACGATGTACTCCCCCATCGTCGGAGCAGACATCTCCTGCGAGGGGCCGGCCGTCCTACCAATGAACGCACACTTTGAGCATGCCGTGCTGGTGCTCGACGGCGGGCTGACGCTGGACGGGCAGGAGGTCCCGCCCGGTCCGCTGGGCTACCTGGGCGCGGGACGCCCCTCACTGGAGTTCCAGGCCCTGCCCGGAACCCGGTTCCTCCTGATCGGCGGGGAGCCGTTCCAGGAGGAACTCCTGATGTGGTGGAACTTCGTGGGCCGCACCCACGACGAAGTGGAGCAGGCCCGTCACGAC
Proteins encoded:
- a CDS encoding pirin family protein, which translates into the protein MTNLEVAPQQELCPPAGPEGTSGPCLQIWPEREVPLGGVRAMTVRRTLPQRGLPTIGAWCFLDSFGPDRTAMSVLPHPHIGLQTVTWPLAGNIRHRDSVGSDVVVRPGELNIMTAGHGVSHSEFAVRLDPDAAAQLPVQRGLQLWVALPDAERHREPAFEQHRELPSVTGPGFTATVMVGEFAGAVSPATMYSPIVGADISCEGPAVLPMNAHFEHAVLVLDGGLTLDGQEVPPGPLGYLGAGRPSLEFQALPGTRFLLIGGEPFQEELLMWWNFVGRTHDEVEQARHDWEAQVALADDAARGARYGLVEGHGPDAGAEAGRIPAPIMPAVRLTPRKRSVGP
- a CDS encoding ABC transporter ATP-binding protein; this translates as MDQAMIEFQSVTKQYQGGQPAVDQLTMSIDRGTITAFVGPSGCGKTTSLRMINRMVEPTSGVITVDGRDVTSVPAAELRRSMGYVMQSSGLMPHRSVLDNIATVPRLNGVSKAEARKRATELLDVVGLASALGKRYPSQLSGGQQQRVGVARALAADPPVLLMDEPFSAVDPVVRDELQQELLRLQKDLAKTIVFVTHDIDEATILGDKVAVFAVGGRLAQYATPEEILRAPANDFVASFVGRDRGFRHLGFTTSDAVTIHPVPTLVMSAGQFAGDPAAVTDWQLVVDPDLRPLGWARPGTDSELIPGGSLFRPGETLRRALDSALSSPSGQGVAVDGDGKVLGTVRAQEVIGVIEEARQVRQAAL